In one Zalophus californianus isolate mZalCal1 chromosome 10, mZalCal1.pri.v2, whole genome shotgun sequence genomic region, the following are encoded:
- the TOMM40L gene encoding mitochondrial import receptor subunit TOM40B isoform X1 — MGNTLGLAPMGALPRRSPRREEPLPNPGSFDELHRLCKDVFPAQMEGVKLVVNKVLSSHFQVAHTVHMSALGLPGYHLHAAYAGDWQLSPTEVFPTVVGDMDSSGSLNAQVLLLLAERLRAKAVFQTQQAKFLTWQFDGEYRGDDCTATLTLGNPDLIGESVIMVAHFLQSLTHRLVLGGELVYHRRPGEEGAILTLAGKYSAVHWVATLNVGSGGAHASYYHRANEQVQVGVEFEANTRLQDTTFSFGYHLTLPQANMVFRGLVDSNWCVGAVLEKKMPPLPVTLALGAFLNHWRNRFHCGFSITVG, encoded by the exons ATGGGGAACACACTGGGCCTGGCACCGATGGGGGCTTTGCCCCGCCGGAGTCCCCGTCGAGAGGAACCTCTGCCCAACCCTGGGAGCTTCGATGAGCTGCACCGGCTATGCAAAG ATGTGTTCCCAGCACAGATGGAGGGAGTGAAGCTCGTTGTCAACAAGGTTCTGAGCAGCCATTTCCAG GTGGCTCACACTGTGCATATGAGTGCCCTGGGCTTGCCAGGCTATCACCTCCATGCGGCCTATGCAGGGGACTGGCAACTTAGCCCCACCGAG GTGTTCCCCACTGTGGTAGGGGATATGGACAGCAGTGGCAGCCTCAACGCCCAGGTCCTGCTCCTCTTGGCAGAGCGGCTCCGAGCCAAGGCTGTCTTCCAG ACGCAACAGGCCAAGTTCCTGACGTGGCAGTTTGATGGCGAGTACCGAGGAGATGACTGTACAGCCACTCTGACCCTGGGGAATCCCGACCTGATTGGGGAATCGG TGATCATGGTGGCTCACTTCCTGCAGAGCCTCACCCATCGGCTGGTGCTGGGAGGAGAGCTAGTTTATCACCGGCGGCCAGGCGAAGAGGGCGCCATCTTGACACTGGCTGGGAAGTACTCGG CGGTACACTGGGTAGCGACACTGAATGTGGGATCAGGTGGGGCCCACGCAAGTTATTACCACAGGGCAAACGAACAG GTCCAGGTTGGAGTGGAATTTGAGGCCAACACAAGGCTACAAGACACAACCTTCTCCTTTGGTTACCACCTGACTCTGCCCCAGGCCAACATGGTGTTTAGAG GCTTGGTGGACAGTAACTGGTGTGTGGGTGCTGTGCTGGAGAAGAAGATGCCGCCCTTACCTGTCACCCTAGCCCTTGGAGCCTTCCTCAATCACTGGCGCAACAGATTCCACTGTGGCTTCAGCATCACTGTGGGCTGA
- the TOMM40L gene encoding mitochondrial import receptor subunit TOM40B isoform X2: MSCTGYAKVAHTVHMSALGLPGYHLHAAYAGDWQLSPTEVFPTVVGDMDSSGSLNAQVLLLLAERLRAKAVFQTQQAKFLTWQFDGEYRGDDCTATLTLGNPDLIGESVIMVAHFLQSLTHRLVLGGELVYHRRPGEEGAILTLAGKYSAVHWVATLNVGSGGAHASYYHRANEQVQVGVEFEANTRLQDTTFSFGYHLTLPQANMVFRGLVDSNWCVGAVLEKKMPPLPVTLALGAFLNHWRNRFHCGFSITVG, from the exons ATGAGCTGCACCGGCTATGCAAAG GTGGCTCACACTGTGCATATGAGTGCCCTGGGCTTGCCAGGCTATCACCTCCATGCGGCCTATGCAGGGGACTGGCAACTTAGCCCCACCGAG GTGTTCCCCACTGTGGTAGGGGATATGGACAGCAGTGGCAGCCTCAACGCCCAGGTCCTGCTCCTCTTGGCAGAGCGGCTCCGAGCCAAGGCTGTCTTCCAG ACGCAACAGGCCAAGTTCCTGACGTGGCAGTTTGATGGCGAGTACCGAGGAGATGACTGTACAGCCACTCTGACCCTGGGGAATCCCGACCTGATTGGGGAATCGG TGATCATGGTGGCTCACTTCCTGCAGAGCCTCACCCATCGGCTGGTGCTGGGAGGAGAGCTAGTTTATCACCGGCGGCCAGGCGAAGAGGGCGCCATCTTGACACTGGCTGGGAAGTACTCGG CGGTACACTGGGTAGCGACACTGAATGTGGGATCAGGTGGGGCCCACGCAAGTTATTACCACAGGGCAAACGAACAG GTCCAGGTTGGAGTGGAATTTGAGGCCAACACAAGGCTACAAGACACAACCTTCTCCTTTGGTTACCACCTGACTCTGCCCCAGGCCAACATGGTGTTTAGAG GCTTGGTGGACAGTAACTGGTGTGTGGGTGCTGTGCTGGAGAAGAAGATGCCGCCCTTACCTGTCACCCTAGCCCTTGGAGCCTTCCTCAATCACTGGCGCAACAGATTCCACTGTGGCTTCAGCATCACTGTGGGCTGA
- the NR1I3 gene encoding nuclear receptor subfamily 1 group I member 3 isoform X1 has protein sequence MCCTLPTLRDPWAQLRLAHVPTHPCRSYLLSPSHTTCSLPSATTLPDVSISHRRTVSKNTGLTCPFAGNCKVNKAQRRHCPACRLQKCLDAGMKKEMILSAEALVQRRAKQAQRRAQWAPVQLSKGQQELVQTLLGAHARHVGTMFDQFVQFRPPAHLFIHHQRLPIPVPALPLLKHFAEVNTFMVQQVIKFTKDLPLFRSLPMEDQISLLKGAAVEICHIALNTTFCLQTRNFLCGPLCYALEDGVHVGFQEEFLELLFRFHATLRRLQLQEPEYVLMAAMALFSPDRPGVTRREEIDRLQEVMALTLQSYIKGQPPRPRDRFLYAKLLGLLAELRSINNAYGYQIQHIQGLSAMMPLLQEICS, from the exons ATGTGTTGTACCCTACCCACCCTTAGGGACCCTTGGGCACAGCTCAGGTTAGCCCACGTCCCCACACATCCTTGTAGATCATATCTTCTCAGCCCCTCACATACCACCTGTTCACTGCCATCCGCAACCACCCTCCCGGACGTCTCCATCTCTCACAGACGAACAGTCAGCAAAAACACTGGTCTCACCTGCCCCTTTGCTGGAAACTGTAAGGTCAACAAGGCCCAGAGGCGCCACTGCCCAGCCTGCAGGTTGCAGAAGTGCCTAGATGCTGGCATGAAGAAGGAAA TGATCCTGTCGGCAGAAGCCCTGGTCCAGCGGCGGGCGAAGCAGGCCCAGAGGCGGGCCCAGTGGGCACCTGTGCAGCTGAGCAAGGGGCAGCAAGAGCTAGTCCAGACACTCCTGGGGGCCCACGCCCGCCACGTGGGCACCATGTTTGACCAGTTTGTGCAGTTCAGG CCGCCAGCTCATCTGTTCATCCACCACCAGCGCCTGCCCATCCCGGTCCCCGCACTGCCTCTGCTCAAGCACTTCGCAGAGGTCAACACTTTCATGGTACAGCAAGTCATCAAGTTCACCAAGGATCTGCCCCTCTTCCG GTCCCTGCCCATGGAGGACCAGATCTCCCTTCTCAAGGGAGCAGCGGTTGAAATCTGCCATATCGCACTCAATACCACTTTCTGTCTCCAAACACGAAACTTCCTCTGTGGGCCGCTCTGCTACGCGCTGGAGGACGGCGTCCACG TGGGGTTCCAGGAGGAGTTTTTAGAGTTGCTCTTTCGCTTCCATGCCACACTGAGGCGACTCCAGCTCCAGGAGCCTGAGTATGTGCTCATGGCCGCCATGGCCCTCTTCTCTCCCG ACAGGCCTGGGGTTACCCGGAGGGAGGAGATTGATCGTCTGCAAGAGGTGATGGCACTGACCCTGCAGAGCTACATCAAAGGCCAGCCGCCAAGGCCTCGGGATCG GTTTCTGTATGCGAAGCTGCTGGGCCTGTTGGCTGAGCTCCGGAGCATTAACAACGCATACGGGTACCAAATCCAGCACATCCAGGGACTGTCCGCCATGATGCCACTGCTCCAGGAGATCTGCAGCTGA
- the NR1I3 gene encoding nuclear receptor subfamily 1 group I member 3 isoform X2, whose translation MASGEDGPRSCMVCGDRATGYHFHALTCEGCKGFFRRTVSKNTGLTCPFAGNCKVNKAQRRHCPACRLQKCLDAGMKKEMILSAEALVQRRAKQAQRRAQWAPVQLSKGQQELVQTLLGAHARHVGTMFDQFVQFRPPAHLFIHHQRLPIPVPALPLLKHFAEVNTFMVQQVIKFTKDLPLFRSLPMEDQISLLKGAAVEICHIALNTTFCLQTRNFLCGPLCYALEDGVHVGFQEEFLELLFRFHATLRRLQLQEPEYVLMAAMALFSPDRPGVTRREEIDRLQEVMALTLQSYIKGQPPRPRDRFLYAKLLGLLAELRSINNAYGYQIQHIQGLSAMMPLLQEICS comes from the exons ATGGCCAGTGGGGAGGATGGGCCAAGGAGCTGTATGGTATGTGGGGACCGAGCCACCGGTTATCATTTCCACGCCCTGACTTGTGAGGGCTGCAAGGGCTTCTTCAG ACGAACAGTCAGCAAAAACACTGGTCTCACCTGCCCCTTTGCTGGAAACTGTAAGGTCAACAAGGCCCAGAGGCGCCACTGCCCAGCCTGCAGGTTGCAGAAGTGCCTAGATGCTGGCATGAAGAAGGAAA TGATCCTGTCGGCAGAAGCCCTGGTCCAGCGGCGGGCGAAGCAGGCCCAGAGGCGGGCCCAGTGGGCACCTGTGCAGCTGAGCAAGGGGCAGCAAGAGCTAGTCCAGACACTCCTGGGGGCCCACGCCCGCCACGTGGGCACCATGTTTGACCAGTTTGTGCAGTTCAGG CCGCCAGCTCATCTGTTCATCCACCACCAGCGCCTGCCCATCCCGGTCCCCGCACTGCCTCTGCTCAAGCACTTCGCAGAGGTCAACACTTTCATGGTACAGCAAGTCATCAAGTTCACCAAGGATCTGCCCCTCTTCCG GTCCCTGCCCATGGAGGACCAGATCTCCCTTCTCAAGGGAGCAGCGGTTGAAATCTGCCATATCGCACTCAATACCACTTTCTGTCTCCAAACACGAAACTTCCTCTGTGGGCCGCTCTGCTACGCGCTGGAGGACGGCGTCCACG TGGGGTTCCAGGAGGAGTTTTTAGAGTTGCTCTTTCGCTTCCATGCCACACTGAGGCGACTCCAGCTCCAGGAGCCTGAGTATGTGCTCATGGCCGCCATGGCCCTCTTCTCTCCCG ACAGGCCTGGGGTTACCCGGAGGGAGGAGATTGATCGTCTGCAAGAGGTGATGGCACTGACCCTGCAGAGCTACATCAAAGGCCAGCCGCCAAGGCCTCGGGATCG GTTTCTGTATGCGAAGCTGCTGGGCCTGTTGGCTGAGCTCCGGAGCATTAACAACGCATACGGGTACCAAATCCAGCACATCCAGGGACTGTCCGCCATGATGCCACTGCTCCAGGAGATCTGCAGCTGA